A single genomic interval of Candidatus Uhrbacteria bacterium harbors:
- a CDS encoding transposase, whose amino-acid sequence MSIISYCLIPNHFHLAMRQEQDGGISKYLHKIGMRYAKYFNAKYGRKGRFFENAFQAKHISSDAYLEHIPRYIHLNALDLTAHDWRNGSVRNWNDALAHLEQYPWSSHHAYSTRSQAIPIIEMRIVKEMFPTPKEYISFLKQWSQAEISTLSLSDLLVTT is encoded by the coding sequence GTGTCTATTATCAGCTACTGCCTCATTCCCAACCATTTTCATCTGGCAATGCGTCAGGAACAGGACGGCGGAATCTCCAAGTATCTCCACAAAATCGGTATGCGCTATGCAAAGTACTTTAATGCAAAATATGGGAGAAAAGGCCGATTCTTTGAAAACGCCTTCCAGGCCAAGCACATCTCATCAGATGCATACCTAGAGCATATACCACGATACATTCACTTAAATGCCCTGGATCTCACTGCCCACGATTGGCGTAATGGGAGTGTAAGAAATTGGAACGATGCTCTTGCCCACCTAGAACAATACCCATGGTCGAGTCACCACGCATACAGCACAAGGTCACAAGCCATTCCAATTATTGAGATGCGGATTGTAAAGGAAATGTTTCCTACTCCAAAGGAATATATTTCATTTCTTAAACAGTGGTCTCAAGCCGAAATCTCCACGTTGTCTCTTAGTGATCTCTTAGTGACAACTTAG
- the murB gene encoding UDP-N-acetylmuramate dehydrogenase gives MHLKTIFGTRLKENELMSKHTNFRIGGPARFYVEAQSAEEIMRAFEAARTDGVRVIVHGGGSNTLVADTGVDALVLVPALRDVAIEGMQVIAGAGVPSGLLARKTAEAGLAGLEWMISLPGTVGGAVRGNAGCFGGETKDHLASVSLYKPAEGVIVSLSAAELFLRYRHSIFKEPSGKDWVVLSATFMLEWGNAEELKKQLDEHVASRKASQPTNVGSAGCIFKNYEVKDDAELARLQEHFHLPESMLASRRIGAGWIIDQLDLKGTAVGGAKVSNVHGNFLVNEGKATADDIMQLIALLKSRVRNALGIQLQEEIQFLI, from the coding sequence ATGCATCTCAAAACGATATTCGGTACGCGGCTCAAGGAAAACGAACTCATGAGCAAACACACCAATTTTCGCATTGGCGGGCCCGCACGTTTTTATGTGGAAGCGCAGTCAGCGGAGGAGATTATGAGGGCGTTTGAGGCGGCGCGAACGGATGGCGTGCGCGTGATTGTCCACGGCGGAGGGTCGAACACGCTTGTGGCCGATACCGGCGTGGATGCGCTCGTCCTTGTGCCGGCGCTACGCGATGTGGCGATCGAGGGGATGCAGGTGATCGCGGGGGCGGGTGTTCCTTCGGGTCTTCTTGCACGAAAGACGGCAGAGGCTGGGCTTGCTGGACTTGAGTGGATGATCTCGCTTCCGGGAACTGTCGGTGGTGCCGTGCGAGGGAACGCGGGATGTTTCGGCGGCGAGACAAAAGATCATCTGGCATCCGTTTCTCTCTATAAACCCGCGGAAGGCGTTATTGTTTCTCTATCGGCCGCGGAACTTTTCTTGCGCTATCGCCACTCCATTTTCAAGGAGCCAAGCGGAAAAGACTGGGTGGTGCTTTCGGCAACATTTATGTTGGAATGGGGGAACGCCGAAGAATTAAAGAAACAGCTTGATGAGCACGTGGCGTCGCGCAAGGCGTCTCAGCCGACCAATGTCGGCTCGGCCGGATGCATTTTCAAAAACTACGAAGTGAAAGACGACGCCGAGCTTGCGCGTTTGCAAGAACACTTTCATCTGCCCGAAAGCATGTTGGCGTCACGCCGCATCGGTGCCGGATGGATAATAGATCAGCTCGATCTCAAAGGCACGGCGGTCGGTGGCGCGAAGGTGAGCAATGTGCACGGAAACTTTTTGGTGAATGAAGGAAAAGCCACGGCGGACGACATTATGCAGCTCATCGCTCTTCTTAAATCCCGTGTCCGAAACGCGCTTGGCATTCAGTTGCAAGAAGAGATACAATTTCTTATATGA
- the dnaB gene encoding replicative DNA helicase has protein sequence MAGIDRVPPHNLEAEASLLGSLLIDQQAAIKIADRLSAEDFYRPAHATVYEAMMYLFARHEPIDVLSVGNRLEEMSKLEEIGGRSGLAEISNTVPTAAHVGHYADIVKKKAVLRRLISAANDISALGYHEEQEIEQLLDQAEQRLFGVSQRMLKQNFVPLTDILAQAFERIDELHRERGKLRGLPTGFSELDSILAGLQKSDMVVLAARPSVGKTSLALDVVRNVAIKTKLPVAVFSLEMSKEQLVDRMICTEANVDLWKMRTGRLSERDDDFPRIGHALGVLSEAPIFIDDSAGANIMEIRTKCRRLQSEKGLGLVVIDYLQLMEAPGGSTNDSNRTQEVSQMSRGLKQLARELNVPVVVLSQLNRAVELSKPAIPKLAHLRESGSIEQDADVVLFIYRKSADPNFRNEELPLEERSSAEIYIAKHRNGPVGMVRLAFDPQRVCFRSMDRRHPSAQPSVSQKPSMPLIEPPPLETIEIPPPPEPSSDVSSDET, from the coding sequence ATGGCAGGAATCGATCGCGTCCCCCCGCACAATCTAGAGGCCGAGGCATCTCTGCTTGGTTCGCTTTTGATTGATCAACAAGCCGCCATCAAGATTGCCGACCGCCTAAGCGCCGAGGACTTCTATCGCCCGGCTCACGCCACTGTCTATGAGGCCATGATGTATTTGTTTGCGCGTCACGAGCCGATCGACGTGCTTTCGGTGGGCAACCGACTTGAGGAAATGAGTAAGCTTGAAGAGATCGGCGGACGAAGCGGACTTGCAGAGATCTCCAATACGGTTCCCACGGCGGCGCACGTGGGACACTACGCAGACATCGTCAAGAAGAAGGCGGTTTTGCGCCGACTGATTTCCGCTGCAAACGATATCTCCGCGCTTGGGTACCACGAGGAACAGGAAATTGAACAACTCCTCGACCAAGCAGAGCAGCGGCTTTTCGGCGTATCCCAACGGATGCTTAAGCAAAACTTTGTGCCGCTTACCGATATTTTGGCGCAAGCATTCGAGCGTATTGATGAACTCCATCGCGAACGCGGCAAGCTCCGCGGCCTCCCCACGGGTTTCTCCGAGCTCGATAGTATCCTTGCCGGCCTGCAGAAGTCCGACATGGTCGTACTTGCTGCCCGCCCATCGGTAGGAAAGACGAGTCTTGCTCTTGATGTGGTACGCAACGTTGCGATCAAAACAAAACTGCCTGTTGCCGTTTTCTCTCTTGAAATGAGCAAGGAGCAACTGGTGGACCGCATGATCTGTACCGAGGCAAACGTGGATTTGTGGAAGATGCGCACGGGGCGGCTTTCCGAACGCGACGACGACTTTCCGCGTATTGGACATGCGCTTGGTGTTCTTTCCGAGGCGCCAATTTTCATTGACGATTCCGCCGGCGCCAATATTATGGAGATCCGCACAAAATGCCGGCGCCTCCAAAGCGAAAAAGGGCTTGGTCTTGTTGTTATTGATTATCTTCAGTTGATGGAGGCCCCAGGCGGATCTACCAATGACAGCAACCGCACACAAGAAGTCTCCCAAATGAGCCGCGGACTCAAACAGCTTGCACGCGAACTCAACGTCCCGGTAGTAGTGCTGTCACAGTTGAACCGCGCGGTCGAGCTTTCCAAACCCGCGATCCCCAAACTCGCTCACCTACGCGAGTCCGGCTCTATTGAGCAAGACGCCGACGTCGTGTTGTTCATCTATCGCAAATCGGCTGACCCGAATTTCCGCAACGAAGAACTGCCGCTCGAAGAACGAAGTTCCGCAGAAATTTATATAGCGAAACACCGCAATGGGCCCGTGGGTATGGTGCGGCTCGCCTTTGATCCACAACGCGTGTGTTTCCGGTCTATGGATCGACGCCACCCTTCCGCACAGCCATCAGTATCTCAAAAACCCTCGATGCCACTCATTGAGCCTCCGCCTTTGGAAACGATTGAGATTCCTCCACCCCCCGAACCTTCATCCGATGTCTCATCCGACGAGACGTAA
- a CDS encoding serine hydroxymethyltransferase: MLHQTDPQIAEYLEAELERSRRGLEMIPSENFVSQAVLEALGSVGTNKYSEGYPGMRYYGGNEFVDAIENVARDRAKALFGVSHANVQPASGCAANIAVMFALLNPGDTLMGMSLPFGGHMTHGLKVNFSGRYYNSVQYTATKDGWMDFEEMQKLAEEHKPKLIIVGATAYPRVIDWAKARQVADTVGAFLLADISHVAGLIISGDHPSPAGIADVITTTTHKTLRGPRGAMILCNGNPSQPLKPADVTKENIPTLVDRAIIPGIQGGPHNHQTAAIAVALHEAARDSFKEYGHQIVRNAKALAGALTGHGFELVTGGTDNHLMVVDLTNKGLSGKEAGIALDKAGITVNKNTVPFDIRKPFDPSGIRLGTPALTTRGMKESEMIEIAGYIAEAVAQHTDEAKLAAIKQSVRTLTDRFPLYPSLTYLSK; encoded by the coding sequence ATGTTACACCAAACCGACCCACAGATTGCCGAGTATCTCGAGGCTGAGCTGGAGCGTTCTCGACGCGGACTCGAGATGATTCCTTCCGAGAACTTTGTAAGTCAAGCCGTACTCGAGGCGCTCGGTTCCGTTGGCACCAACAAATACTCCGAAGGATATCCCGGCATGCGTTACTATGGGGGGAACGAATTCGTGGACGCGATCGAAAATGTGGCACGCGATCGGGCAAAAGCGTTGTTTGGAGTTTCGCACGCTAATGTTCAGCCGGCGTCGGGATGTGCGGCCAACATTGCCGTCATGTTTGCTTTATTGAACCCAGGCGACACGCTCATGGGAATGTCCCTTCCCTTTGGTGGTCACATGACACACGGACTCAAAGTAAATTTCTCTGGCCGGTATTACAACTCCGTTCAATACACGGCGACAAAAGATGGATGGATGGATTTTGAAGAGATGCAAAAACTTGCCGAAGAACACAAACCAAAACTCATCATTGTAGGAGCCACGGCTTATCCGCGCGTGATTGATTGGGCAAAGGCACGACAGGTTGCCGACACGGTTGGAGCGTTCCTTTTAGCCGACATCTCTCACGTTGCAGGTCTTATTATTTCTGGTGACCATCCCTCCCCCGCCGGTATCGCGGACGTCATCACTACGACCACACACAAAACGCTTCGTGGCCCGCGTGGCGCGATGATTCTGTGCAACGGCAATCCTTCACAACCGCTTAAACCCGCCGACGTGACAAAAGAGAATATCCCCACGCTTGTTGATCGTGCGATCATCCCAGGTATTCAAGGCGGGCCGCATAATCACCAAACCGCCGCCATCGCCGTCGCTCTCCACGAGGCGGCACGAGATTCATTCAAAGAGTACGGCCACCAAATCGTGAGGAATGCGAAAGCGCTCGCGGGCGCACTCACGGGGCATGGTTTTGAGCTTGTCACGGGAGGAACTGATAACCACTTGATGGTCGTCGACCTCACGAACAAAGGGCTAAGCGGTAAGGAAGCAGGAATTGCACTCGATAAAGCCGGTATCACGGTCAACAAAAACACCGTGCCATTTGACATACGCAAGCCATTCGACCCTTCGGGCATCCGGCTTGGCACGCCGGCGCTCACGACCCGTGGCATGAAGGAGAGCGAGATGATCGAAATCGCCGGATACATTGCAGAGGCCGTTGCCCAACATACCGATGAGGCAAAACTTGCCGCCATCAAACAGTCCGTCCGCACCCTCACTGACCGTTTTCCCCTTTACCCTTCCCTCACTTATCTCTCTAAGTGA
- a CDS encoding bifunctional 5,10-methylenetetrahydrofolate dehydrogenase/5,10-methenyltetrahydrofolate cyclohydrolase, with protein sequence MMKMLDGRVLAERIRERVAEKTREFGHQPGLAIILVGDDPASHLYVQLKEKACEEVGFLFEKHVLPANTPTDQLVLLVKQLNARGDIHGILVQLPLPSQDEDAVIRTIHPAKDVDGFHPQNSSLAPPTVLGIMKLIESTGESITGKHACVVGSELFANPLQTFLAERGVETTRLDPSSPTLAEQTKNYDILITVVGKPGLITSPMIKPDAIVIDVGTTRVDDKTVGDVDPSVAEANTGWLTPVPGGVGPMTVAMLILNVLRAAHLQHDGA encoded by the coding sequence ATGATGAAGATGCTTGATGGGCGAGTATTAGCTGAGCGGATTCGAGAACGTGTGGCGGAGAAGACGCGCGAGTTCGGCCACCAGCCCGGTCTTGCAATTATTTTGGTCGGTGACGATCCTGCGTCACACCTGTACGTGCAGCTCAAAGAAAAAGCCTGCGAAGAGGTCGGGTTTCTTTTTGAAAAACATGTCCTTCCCGCAAATACGCCGACAGACCAACTTGTCCTCCTTGTGAAGCAATTAAACGCGCGCGGGGACATCCACGGAATTTTAGTCCAGCTCCCCCTTCCCTCTCAAGACGAAGACGCGGTTATCCGCACTATCCACCCGGCAAAAGATGTGGACGGGTTCCATCCGCAAAACTCCTCTCTTGCTCCACCCACCGTGCTTGGCATCATGAAACTCATCGAGTCAACAGGCGAGTCGATCACAGGAAAACATGCATGCGTTGTCGGATCAGAATTATTTGCCAATCCTCTGCAAACCTTCCTGGCCGAGCGCGGCGTTGAAACGACGCGCCTGGACCCCTCTTCCCCCACTCTCGCCGAGCAAACAAAAAATTACGACATTCTTATTACGGTTGTAGGAAAACCCGGACTGATTACTTCCCCGATGATTAAGCCTGACGCCATCGTGATTGATGTGGGCACCACGCGCGTAGACGACAAAACTGTCGGCGACGTGGATCCATCTGTCGCGGAGGCAAACACTGGTTGGCTCACGCCTGTTCCGGGGGGCGTGGGGCCGATGACGGTTGCCATGCTGATTCTGAATGTTCTAAGAGCGGCACATCTTCAGCACGACGGCGCTTGA
- a CDS encoding UDP-N-acetylmuramate--L-alanine ligase produces MFDHVHHVHLVGAGGVGVSAVGKLFLGWGCKVTGSDLHGGLFVDDLVEAGAIIHLDHKAENIPNDCNLIVYSSAVPETNPERLTAKARGIRQLTLAQFLGELAKGYFTIAVTGTHGKSTTTAMVGKVLEAAGLDPTVIVGSRVPGWDGNIRLGGNRPGAAPGQPPQLVIEACEHLANHLLIHPKIGVITNVEMDHPDFYRNVGHVQETMEQFAKQSEKSIWVEKEPELDIHLRIPGPYNQRNAAGAMAVARTLSVDEGVARKALEEFPGIWRRFEHVGTWNGADVYSDYGHHPTAIKVALAAAREAFPRRRLVHIFQPHQHARTRELFSDFVAALGTAADLTIVPEIYGVAGRTEDTHVSSRDIVEAVKKNHPDVAIFYTESLEATNRMVRELAKPGDVLFFQGAGDIDEVARKFNQNSFSQELSS; encoded by the coding sequence ATGTTTGACCACGTTCATCATGTCCATTTGGTCGGTGCGGGCGGAGTGGGGGTTTCTGCCGTGGGGAAGCTTTTTTTAGGGTGGGGGTGCAAAGTCACCGGCTCTGACCTTCACGGAGGACTTTTTGTTGATGATCTTGTAGAGGCCGGCGCCATAATTCACCTGGACCACAAAGCGGAAAACATTCCAAACGATTGCAATCTGATTGTTTACTCCTCGGCAGTGCCGGAAACCAACCCCGAACGGCTGACGGCAAAGGCGCGGGGGATCAGGCAGCTTACTCTGGCGCAATTTTTGGGTGAGCTTGCAAAGGGGTACTTCACGATTGCGGTCACGGGTACGCACGGCAAATCCACTACCACTGCCATGGTTGGAAAAGTTTTAGAAGCTGCGGGGCTTGACCCGACTGTTATTGTCGGCTCGCGCGTTCCCGGCTGGGACGGGAACATTCGTCTAGGAGGGAACCGTCCCGGGGCAGCCCCGGGGCAGCCCCCCCAGTTGGTGATAGAGGCGTGCGAACATCTCGCCAATCATCTTCTCATCCACCCAAAAATTGGAGTGATCACCAACGTCGAAATGGATCACCCAGATTTTTATCGCAATGTCGGGCACGTGCAGGAAACAATGGAGCAGTTTGCCAAGCAGTCCGAAAAATCCATTTGGGTCGAGAAGGAACCCGAGCTTGATATTCACCTTCGTATCCCCGGTCCTTACAACCAACGTAACGCGGCGGGAGCAATGGCGGTGGCGCGGACGCTTAGTGTCGACGAGGGTGTAGCACGCAAGGCACTCGAGGAGTTTCCCGGCATCTGGCGGCGGTTTGAACATGTCGGCACGTGGAACGGCGCGGATGTTTATTCGGACTACGGACATCACCCAACAGCGATCAAGGTTGCTCTTGCCGCGGCGCGCGAGGCTTTTCCCCGTCGTCGTCTGGTACATATTTTCCAGCCGCATCAGCACGCGCGAACAAGGGAGTTGTTCAGTGATTTTGTTGCTGCTTTGGGGACGGCGGCAGACCTCACGATTGTTCCTGAGATCTATGGCGTTGCCGGCCGCACCGAGGACACGCACGTCTCGAGCCGTGATATTGTGGAGGCGGTGAAGAAAAACCATCCTGATGTGGCCATCTTCTATACCGAGAGTCTTGAGGCAACGAATCGGATGGTGCGAGAACTCGCAAAACCGGGAGACGTACTCTTTTTCCAGGGCGCCGGAGACATTGATGAAGTTGCCCGGAAGTTCAACCAAAACTCATTCAGTCAGGAGCTTAGCTCCTAA